A genomic window from Candidatus Zixiibacteriota bacterium includes:
- the fabD gene encoding ACP S-malonyltransferase: MKSFLFPGQASQYVGMGSDLYNNFPIAQEYFDKADDILQLDLKNACFNGPDEKLVRTEYTQPAIFTHSVIIDVLLKKAGIKPDIAAGHSLGEYSALVSAGVFSFEEGLKAVGLRSRLMQKCCDDNPGTMAAIIGLTLDQVNEVIKDIDDVVPANFNSPAQTAISGVKKAVETACGRLKENGAKKTIMLAVGGAYHSPLMKHAKDEMTDFIETLKFNKFAFPVIANVSAQPVDDPATMKQLLCEQITSPVLWHPTIEKMYDMGVEDFYEIGPGKVLLGLLKRSSKGKQYTGIGVDSIKHLENITGVKVE; this comes from the coding sequence ATGAAATCGTTTTTATTTCCCGGACAGGCATCGCAGTATGTCGGAATGGGCAGTGATTTATACAATAATTTCCCTATAGCTCAAGAATATTTCGATAAAGCGGATGATATACTTCAGCTCGACCTCAAAAATGCCTGCTTTAACGGGCCTGATGAAAAATTAGTGCGTACAGAATATACTCAACCGGCAATTTTTACGCATTCTGTTATAATTGACGTTTTGCTGAAAAAGGCTGGTATAAAACCTGATATTGCCGCTGGTCATAGTCTTGGGGAATATTCGGCTTTGGTTTCCGCCGGCGTATTTTCTTTCGAGGAGGGGCTGAAAGCCGTGGGTTTGCGTTCCCGTTTGATGCAGAAATGCTGTGATGACAACCCCGGCACAATGGCGGCGATTATTGGCTTAACATTAGATCAGGTTAATGAAGTAATAAAAGATATTGATGATGTTGTGCCGGCAAATTTCAATTCGCCCGCCCAGACAGCTATTTCAGGCGTAAAAAAGGCAGTTGAGACTGCTTGCGGCAGATTAAAAGAAAACGGCGCTAAAAAGACTATTATGCTGGCTGTCGGCGGCGCTTACCATTCGCCTTTGATGAAGCATGCAAAGGACGAGATGACCGATTTCATCGAAACGCTTAAGTTTAATAAGTTTGCTTTCCCGGTTATCGCTAATGTTTCTGCCCAACCTGTAGATGACCCCGCTACAATGAAACAACTGCTGTGCGAGCAAATAACATCGCCGGTATTATGGCACCCTACTATCGAGAAGATGTATGATATGGGGGTTGAAGATTTCTATGAGATTGGTCCCGGTAAAGTTCTGTTAGGGCTGCTAAAAAGATCATCAAAAGGGAAACAATATACAGGGATTGGCGTTGATAGCATAAAGCATCTTGAAAATATTACTGGAGTAAAAGTTGAGTAA
- the plsX gene encoding phosphate acyltransferase PlsX — MRIAIDAMGGDNAPFSIVAGVVMCYRVLQPHVHLILVGNAERIQRELESLKSEKLPIEIVDAPEIIDMSDSPIDAVRHKKKSSINVGLTLQKEGKVDAFVSAGNTGAVMTASLFTLGRLKGVSRPAIAALFPSEEGVVLVLDVGANSDCKAHHLYQFGIMGSLYSRFILKVKNPKVGLLSIGEEQSKGNELTIASHKMLDNSGLNFCGNVEGRDILKGTADVVVCDGFVGNVVLKFAESTSSFMSNRIKQKIHGNPIAALGALLMKGAFRSFKQSLDSADHGGAVLLGINGVCIIGHGNSSPKAIKNAILVAVDIVRKDVNNVIQEKLNANNLNKDKTNTDIPKTVS, encoded by the coding sequence ATCAGGATAGCTATCGATGCCATGGGCGGTGACAACGCCCCTTTTTCAATTGTAGCTGGCGTGGTGATGTGTTATCGTGTGCTGCAGCCGCATGTGCATTTGATATTGGTTGGCAATGCCGAAAGGATTCAACGCGAACTCGAAAGCTTAAAATCCGAAAAACTACCAATTGAAATTGTTGATGCCCCTGAGATTATCGACATGAGCGACAGTCCGATTGATGCGGTCAGACATAAAAAGAAATCGTCTATAAATGTAGGCTTAACTCTTCAAAAAGAAGGTAAAGTCGATGCTTTCGTTTCTGCCGGTAATACCGGCGCAGTGATGACAGCCTCACTGTTTACATTAGGACGTTTAAAGGGCGTAAGCCGGCCGGCAATTGCAGCTTTATTCCCCAGTGAGGAAGGTGTGGTCTTAGTCCTTGATGTAGGCGCTAATTCGGACTGTAAGGCTCATCATCTTTACCAGTTTGGAATAATGGGCAGTTTATATTCAAGATTCATTTTAAAAGTAAAAAACCCCAAAGTCGGTTTGCTTTCAATTGGAGAGGAACAGTCTAAAGGAAATGAATTGACTATTGCTTCACATAAAATGCTTGATAATTCAGGCTTGAATTTTTGCGGCAATGTCGAGGGACGCGATATCCTTAAAGGCACCGCCGATGTTGTTGTGTGCGATGGTTTTGTCGGCAATGTTGTGCTGAAATTCGCCGAATCTACCAGCAGTTTCATGAGCAATCGAATCAAGCAGAAGATTCACGGCAATCCGATTGCTGCTTTGGGTGCGCTTTTAATGAAAGGCGCTTTCAGAAGCTTCAAGCAGTCATTGGATTCGGCAGACCATGGCGGGGCGGTACTTCTGGGAATAAACGGCGTTTGCATTATCGGCCACGGCAATTCATCTCCCAAGGCGATAAAAAATGCTATCTTGGTAGCAGTGGATATAGTGCGCAAAGATGTTAATAATGTTATTCAAGAAAAATTAAATGCTAATAATCTTAATAAAGATAAGACTAATACTGATATTCCAAAAACAGTATCATGA
- the rpmF gene encoding 50S ribosomal protein L32 has protein sequence MPLPKRRHSKARGAKRRTNWVLTAPNVMECPHCHEKKLPHQICPSCGWYNGREVIAVTQE, from the coding sequence ATGCCCCTTCCAAAAAGACGACATTCAAAAGCGCGCGGCGCCAAAAGACGAACCAATTGGGTTTTAACTGCGCCTAATGTAATGGAGTGTCCTCATTGCCATGAGAAAAAACTGCCGCACCAGATTTGCCCAAGCTGCGGCTGGTACAATGGCCGCGAAGTTATTGCCGTTACTCAAGAATAG
- a CDS encoding DUF177 domain-containing protein, whose amino-acid sequence MKIEIREITPEGNDFHFSESAEEMDISVTGVKFPMPIEVDLSIVLSGDELICQGEVHTDVEVECSRCLEIFDLPVRERLQFVVQMTDSPIMNSDEDNDEFEMIPKTQTFIDISDRVRDSIVLQISMKPLCSEDCKGLCPMCGINLNEEECNCMPDKTDERWETLKNLYDDQFE is encoded by the coding sequence ATGAAGATTGAAATTAGAGAAATTACGCCCGAGGGAAATGATTTTCATTTCTCTGAATCGGCAGAGGAAATGGATATATCGGTTACAGGCGTTAAGTTCCCCATGCCGATAGAAGTTGACTTGAGCATTGTTCTCTCCGGCGATGAGTTAATCTGTCAGGGAGAAGTGCATACTGATGTTGAAGTGGAATGCAGCCGATGTCTTGAAATATTCGATCTCCCGGTACGGGAAAGACTGCAATTTGTAGTTCAAATGACAGATTCACCGATAATGAATTCGGATGAGGATAATGATGAATTTGAGATGATTCCGAAAACCCAGACTTTTATTGATATTTCTGATAGAGTGCGTGATTCAATAGTTTTACAAATATCAATGAAACCATTATGCAGTGAGGACTGCAAAGGTTTGTGTCCCATGTGCGGCATTAATCTAAATGAGGAAGAATGCAATTGCATGCCCGACAAAACAGATGAACGATGGGAAACTTTAAAGAATCTTTATGACGATCAATTCGAATAG